A window from Pichia kudriavzevii chromosome 5, complete sequence encodes these proteins:
- a CDS encoding uncharacterized protein (PKUD0E02695) → MQFSTVVLFAASALAASSTVTEVTSATITSCGPEVTNCPARHDNGTVSSTYSDAAAAQGSYFAAGAAALAAGALLM, encoded by the coding sequence ATGCAATTCTCTACCGTCGTCTTATTCGCAGCTTCTGCTTTAGCAGCTTCTTCCACCGTTACTGAAGTTACTTCTGCAACTATCACTTCTTGTGGTCCAGAAGTCACCAACTGCCCAGCAAGACACGATAACGGTACCGTTTCCTCCACCTACTCCGATGCAGCTGCAGCTCAAGGTTCTTACTTTGCTGCAGGTGCTGCTGCTTTAGCTGCAGGTGCTTTATTAATGTAA